In one Geoglobus acetivorans genomic region, the following are encoded:
- the hisC gene encoding histidinol-phosphate transaminase, with protein MRYVVNLINEYDPGPFPEDFDRRVVQLASNENPYPPHQEVVSILKNSVMEINRYPSPYYQKLKYLISGYLGVDSSNIAISNGASDLLRLVTDLFIEPFDRVFIPMPSYTLYALFSMLREAQVVTKVFEGYRLDGCYDRGKLAFLCSPNNPTGNVIGREVIEEYLENFDYVVVDEAYSEFAGTSMVDLIDHYENLIVIRSFSKFFGLAGMRVGYAIAHENVARAIEKIRNPFSISILAYKAAIAALEHVDYYRKIAELIALERDRIAKRLEKMFYVYESQANFLLVRHEIGGLADRLMERGILVRDVTGLEGLEGPHFRVSVGRKHENDAFLNAVEEIT; from the coding sequence ATGCGATATGTAGTAAACCTGATCAATGAGTATGATCCGGGCCCGTTTCCAGAAGATTTTGACAGGAGAGTTGTCCAGCTTGCATCAAATGAAAATCCGTACCCGCCTCACCAGGAGGTGGTCAGCATCCTGAAAAACTCGGTGATGGAGATAAACCGTTATCCGTCCCCCTATTACCAAAAGCTGAAATATCTGATTTCGGGATATCTTGGTGTTGATTCTTCAAATATTGCGATCTCTAACGGAGCCTCTGATCTGCTCAGACTCGTTACCGATCTTTTCATCGAGCCGTTTGACAGGGTCTTCATTCCCATGCCATCATACACACTCTATGCCCTTTTTTCAATGCTGAGGGAGGCACAGGTTGTAACGAAAGTTTTTGAAGGATACAGGCTGGATGGGTGTTATGACAGGGGGAAGCTCGCATTTTTATGTTCTCCCAATAATCCAACAGGCAACGTCATTGGCAGGGAGGTGATTGAGGAATACCTTGAGAACTTTGATTACGTGGTGGTTGATGAAGCGTATTCTGAGTTCGCTGGCACGAGTATGGTTGATCTGATAGACCATTATGAAAACCTCATCGTCATCAGAAGCTTTTCAAAGTTTTTTGGGCTTGCAGGGATGAGAGTTGGCTACGCAATTGCACATGAAAATGTTGCGAGAGCAATAGAAAAAATAAGGAATCCGTTTTCGATATCGATTCTCGCATACAAAGCCGCCATCGCCGCACTGGAGCATGTGGACTATTACAGAAAAATAGCTGAGCTGATAGCTCTGGAGAGAGACAGGATTGCAAAAAGGCTTGAAAAGATGTTTTATGTGTATGAAAGTCAGGCCAATTTTTTGCTTGTGAGACATGAGATTGGGGGTCTTGCTGACAGATTGATGGAAAGGGGGATTCTTGTCAGAGATGTGACGGGGCTGGAGGGTCTGGAAGGTCCTCACTTCAGGGTCAGTGTTGGGAGAAAACATGAGAACGATGCATTTCTCAATGCTGTGGAGGAGATCACATGA
- a CDS encoding glycosyltransferase — MKRTVIISAYKHPEKLEENLERLEGFEVILAVDEPDDELLQIIERYGLKATVSHKRRGKWKALNDAVEMAEGEYLLFLDSDTLLINPGNPESFDGLEIKKEVDLDSRLSRLVNIDYFNMYLVSLIAARLGICLGFNGAAFWIRKEVLKKLGGFRRRINEDTDLGIRFGISGYRFGVDGFALTDSPHNIRDWLSQRERWALGGAEVLMENFREIIRKPAMWVPAIVILFPSILPLILGIAIPDGVMFKLLFFILPSFGVISGKMSVLVLYLLYGYHVLRNLILILLTFSVWAALMIVLSKVTGFRIDFRYLPVYYFIYSPMWMSIAIIALARQVLYRIVKRKITLSGWKV, encoded by the coding sequence ATGAAAAGGACTGTAATAATCTCTGCATACAAACATCCGGAAAAACTGGAAGAGAATCTGGAGAGACTTGAAGGTTTTGAAGTGATTCTGGCAGTTGATGAGCCCGATGATGAGTTATTGCAGATTATTGAAAGGTACGGTTTAAAAGCAACGGTATCTCATAAGAGAAGAGGTAAATGGAAGGCTTTAAACGATGCTGTTGAAATGGCTGAGGGAGAATATCTGCTCTTTCTGGATTCGGATACCCTTTTGATTAATCCGGGAAATCCCGAGAGCTTTGATGGCCTGGAAATCAAGAAGGAGGTAGACCTGGATTCAAGGCTCAGCAGACTTGTGAATATAGATTATTTCAACATGTATCTGGTCTCTTTGATTGCCGCCAGGCTTGGAATCTGCCTCGGATTCAATGGTGCGGCGTTCTGGATAAGAAAAGAGGTTCTGAAAAAGCTGGGAGGCTTCAGGAGAAGAATCAACGAGGATACAGATCTCGGCATAAGGTTTGGAATTTCTGGCTACAGGTTTGGAGTTGATGGTTTTGCTTTGACAGACTCTCCCCACAACATCCGGGATTGGCTTTCTCAGAGGGAAAGATGGGCTTTGGGTGGGGCTGAGGTGCTGATGGAGAATTTCAGAGAAATCATCAGAAAACCAGCAATGTGGGTTCCGGCAATCGTGATTCTCTTTCCATCAATTCTGCCCCTGATTCTTGGCATTGCGATTCCCGATGGAGTGATGTTCAAGCTCCTGTTTTTTATCCTGCCCTCCTTTGGTGTAATTTCCGGCAAGATGTCTGTTCTGGTACTGTATCTTTTATACGGGTACCATGTTCTGAGGAATCTCATTCTTATTCTGCTAACCTTCTCTGTCTGGGCAGCTCTGATGATTGTTCTTTCAAAAGTAACCGGGTTCAGAATTGATTTCAGGTATCTTCCTGTCTACTACTTCATATATTCGCCCATGTGGATGTCTATTGCTATTATTGCCCTGGCCAGGCAGGTGCTTTACCGGATAGTTAAAAGAAAAATAACGCTTTCCGGCTGGAAAGTGTGA
- a CDS encoding DUF362 domain-containing protein produces the protein MKRRELLLRSGILATSIILGCSEVKEEGNMEIYDGEPKINGGEPKVYVIKTDNRREGIEKLLKYFKIEELKGKTVAIKANYNSDDPFPASTHPDTLDAIAKELERVNAKAVLAERSGMGNTAAVLKNRGVFDILARHGFSAVDLEGHNRWVRIEAEHWKRGFLMADIFYESDCVIQTCCLKTHRFGGHFTLSLKNSVGMVARHAEGHDYMKELHTSEYQRYMIAEINIGYSPHVVILDAVQGFSKGGPESGEIINPGVILAGNDRVAVDAVGVAILRLFGTTPEVSNGPIFSQDQIKRAVQLGLGVSEPEEIDVVPVNDDATEICSEISSELVKRS, from the coding sequence ATGAAAAGACGGGAGCTCCTGCTCAGATCAGGCATCTTGGCAACATCCATAATTCTGGGATGCTCAGAAGTAAAAGAGGAGGGTAATATGGAAATTTACGATGGGGAACCGAAAATAAATGGAGGAGAGCCGAAGGTTTACGTTATTAAGACTGATAACAGAAGAGAGGGAATTGAGAAACTCCTCAAATACTTCAAAATTGAAGAGCTTAAAGGAAAGACCGTGGCGATAAAGGCGAATTACAACAGCGACGACCCGTTTCCGGCATCCACGCATCCAGATACGCTTGATGCCATAGCCAAAGAGCTTGAAAGGGTTAACGCAAAAGCTGTGCTTGCAGAAAGAAGCGGAATGGGGAATACGGCAGCAGTTCTGAAAAACAGAGGAGTATTCGACATTCTGGCCAGACATGGATTCTCTGCCGTGGATCTTGAAGGGCATAATAGGTGGGTCAGAATTGAAGCAGAACACTGGAAAAGGGGCTTTTTAATGGCGGATATCTTCTACGAAAGCGACTGCGTTATCCAGACGTGCTGCCTCAAAACCCACAGGTTTGGCGGACATTTCACGCTTTCACTCAAAAACAGCGTGGGAATGGTTGCAAGGCACGCTGAAGGTCACGACTACATGAAAGAACTGCACACCTCAGAATACCAGAGGTACATGATAGCCGAGATAAACATTGGCTACAGTCCACATGTGGTCATACTGGACGCGGTACAGGGATTCTCAAAAGGTGGCCCAGAAAGCGGCGAAATCATAAATCCGGGAGTCATTCTTGCCGGAAATGATAGAGTTGCCGTTGATGCGGTCGGCGTCGCCATCCTCAGACTGTTCGGCACAACGCCAGAAGTATCCAATGGCCCAATCTTCTCTCAGGATCAGATAAAACGGGCAGTTCAGCTCGGCCTCGGAGTGAGTGAGCCTGAGGAGATTGATGTTGTTCCTGTAAACGATGATGCAACTGAAATATGTTCAGAAATTTCCTCCGAACTTGTAAAAAGAAGTTGA
- a CDS encoding N-6 DNA methylase, with amino-acid sequence MWREILYKLNIEPITPDSFKIFISSLKTIMKYTNCENLKQLELLDAPILPNLKKLNSTEADFITSKLAKSEISINECQILVQKILPQGNRKKFAAYYTIDQGTNFMALIARRYIERSKKRKIVLTDPFLGSGRTLTTAIQKIGTTRLQKVWGIEPLSLPAIVAYASLLKATNGRKELISVIVGDAFEEIPRIYSSLSSAKQTELPKADIILTNPPFTRWKYLEKGYRSYLLEVISKLNYKKFITRKEPSLQILSMFLCDYVLNDGGLIATVLPASTFYTIYGKGYKSFLRKKYGILGVVSNFSKASFSEDSGFKELILVATKGYAENNKRTLFCELNDNVEELASAIISGNMPKYNENFVDLYDLPRFMELNWLAFLGKKELVSIITDIFKQGLKNGTLGYWDDVLGDRSIVRGVEMYGPDFFFVPNKYWKVVENGQIIRIQDTNGVELSLDSGFLVKTLRKPSIYSSKIEADVNTFMLSVPPLKFEELPDDLRHYIKWGIDSGAAKPAINAYGEYWYSHVYRQITTKRPFGQVFIPDKVDLLFKRRSVFANYTRSHVAASKNFYIVKDKNDMIAKLLVAWFNSTVFISMLTLFGRKISETWTRLLERDYLELPVININSINRNSLVEIITIIDEILDRPLPPFWNQLNQKYRYDLDLSILKAINVENPEKIIDELYKFFG; translated from the coding sequence ATGTGGAGAGAAATACTCTATAAGCTTAATATAGAACCAATTACACCAGATAGTTTTAAAATTTTCATATCAAGTTTAAAGACGATAATGAAGTATACAAATTGTGAAAATCTGAAGCAGTTAGAATTGTTAGATGCTCCAATATTGCCAAATTTAAAAAAACTAAATTCAACTGAGGCTGACTTTATTACTTCAAAACTGGCAAAATCAGAAATCTCAATTAATGAATGCCAAATTTTAGTTCAAAAAATACTTCCTCAAGGAAATCGGAAAAAATTTGCGGCCTACTATACTATAGACCAAGGTACCAATTTTATGGCACTTATAGCTAGAAGATACATTGAAAGGTCTAAAAAACGAAAGATAGTGCTTACAGACCCGTTTCTTGGCTCAGGACGAACTTTAACTACTGCAATCCAAAAAATTGGTACTACTAGACTGCAAAAGGTGTGGGGTATAGAACCGCTCTCTCTTCCTGCTATAGTTGCATACGCTTCACTGTTGAAAGCGACAAATGGGAGAAAAGAACTTATTTCGGTCATAGTTGGGGATGCGTTTGAAGAAATACCTCGAATTTATTCATCTTTATCTTCTGCAAAACAGACGGAGTTGCCTAAGGCAGACATTATCTTAACAAATCCACCATTTACTAGGTGGAAGTATTTGGAAAAAGGTTATCGTAGCTATTTACTTGAAGTTATAAGCAAACTGAACTACAAGAAATTCATAACTAGGAAAGAACCTAGCCTTCAAATTTTGTCTATGTTTTTGTGCGATTACGTGTTGAACGATGGTGGACTGATTGCTACTGTTTTGCCCGCTTCTACTTTTTACACGATATATGGGAAAGGGTATAAATCATTTTTAAGAAAGAAGTATGGTATTCTTGGTGTGGTTAGTAACTTTTCTAAAGCATCTTTTTCAGAGGATAGTGGATTTAAAGAACTGATACTCGTGGCCACTAAAGGATATGCTGAAAATAATAAACGGACATTATTTTGCGAATTAAATGACAATGTAGAAGAATTGGCTAGTGCCATTATATCTGGGAATATGCCAAAATACAACGAAAATTTTGTGGATTTATATGATCTACCAAGATTTATGGAACTCAACTGGCTGGCTTTTTTGGGGAAAAAAGAGCTAGTCAGCATCATTACAGATATTTTCAAACAAGGGCTAAAAAATGGCACACTTGGTTATTGGGATGATGTGTTAGGCGATAGGAGTATTGTAAGAGGAGTTGAGATGTATGGTCCAGACTTTTTCTTTGTTCCTAATAAATATTGGAAAGTCGTAGAAAATGGACAAATAATACGAATACAAGACACTAATGGAGTTGAGTTAAGCCTAGATAGTGGATTTTTAGTTAAAACTCTAAGGAAACCAAGTATATATAGCTCTAAAATTGAGGCAGATGTCAACACCTTTATGCTTTCAGTCCCCCCGCTTAAGTTTGAGGAATTGCCAGACGATTTACGACATTACATAAAGTGGGGAATAGATTCAGGTGCAGCAAAACCGGCTATAAATGCTTACGGTGAGTACTGGTACAGTCATGTTTATAGACAAATAACTACTAAAAGACCATTTGGACAAGTGTTTATACCAGATAAAGTAGATTTGTTGTTTAAACGTAGGAGTGTGTTTGCAAATTATACTAGAAGTCATGTAGCAGCATCTAAGAATTTCTATATAGTTAAAGATAAAAATGATATGATTGCGAAACTTCTTGTTGCTTGGTTTAATAGTACTGTATTTATTTCGATGCTTACGCTGTTTGGTAGGAAAATCTCAGAAACATGGACAAGACTTTTGGAAAGAGACTACCTTGAGCTGCCAGTAATTAACATAAATTCAATTAACAGGAATAGCCTTGTAGAAATAATAACTATTATCGATGAAATATTGGATAGGCCACTGCCACCTTTTTGGAATCAATTAAACCAGAAGTACAGGTATGATCTAGACTTATCCATACTTAAAGCCATAAATGTAGAGAATCCTGAAAAAATTATTGATGAATTATACAAATTTTTTGGTTAA
- a CDS encoding class II glutamine amidotransferase domain-containing protein produces MCGIVGILSRNKKDDLGSLVIEMMKRLQHRGRDGAGVAMYGGISLEKDQYLIRAEILGEDLEEKQSAMEKIADLANRYGNVRSIRNVVESEEYFITDFLVERVDDFQKVRKLALEIQGLKNVAVLSAGKFEMFKDVGTIDVVDSIYSVSEKGGTHAIGHIRFSTESGVDRYHAHPFQSFLYPDITVVHNGQITNYWNTRQRLEAKGHYFTTDNDTECIVHYVADKLLDGYSLEEALENAVKDLDGPFAFIIATPDEIGVAKDKLGLRPAMVAEGDGTYAISSEEVALEPLGLETEYLAPGEFRVYRK; encoded by the coding sequence ATGTGCGGAATAGTGGGTATTCTCTCAAGAAATAAAAAGGATGATCTCGGTTCACTGGTCATAGAAATGATGAAAAGACTTCAGCACAGAGGCAGGGATGGCGCTGGAGTCGCAATGTATGGTGGAATAAGCCTGGAAAAAGATCAGTACCTCATCAGAGCAGAAATACTCGGTGAAGACCTTGAAGAAAAGCAAAGCGCAATGGAAAAGATAGCCGACCTGGCAAACAGATACGGAAACGTCAGATCCATTCGTAATGTTGTTGAAAGTGAAGAATATTTCATAACCGACTTCCTCGTCGAGAGGGTCGATGATTTTCAGAAGGTGAGAAAGCTCGCACTGGAGATCCAGGGACTGAAGAACGTTGCTGTTCTTTCCGCAGGTAAATTTGAGATGTTCAAGGATGTTGGAACCATAGACGTGGTCGATTCGATATACAGTGTGTCTGAGAAGGGAGGAACTCATGCCATTGGCCACATAAGATTCTCAACAGAAAGTGGAGTTGACAGGTATCACGCTCACCCGTTTCAGAGCTTCCTCTACCCGGACATAACGGTCGTCCACAACGGCCAGATAACCAATTACTGGAACACGAGACAGAGGCTTGAGGCGAAGGGACATTACTTTACAACAGACAATGACACTGAATGCATAGTGCATTACGTTGCAGACAAGCTCCTTGACGGATACAGCCTTGAAGAAGCTCTTGAAAACGCCGTGAAAGACCTCGATGGTCCGTTCGCATTCATAATAGCAACTCCAGACGAAATAGGCGTCGCCAAGGACAAGCTTGGATTGAGGCCCGCAATGGTCGCTGAAGGAGATGGAACCTATGCGATTTCAAGTGAGGAAGTCGCCCTTGAACCTCTGGGACTCGAAACAGAGTATCTTGCCCCTGGAGAGTTTAGAGTTTACAGGAAGTGA
- a CDS encoding Mov34/MPN/PAD-1 family protein → MKIRRDLLEALIEMAKNNHPYEFFALLTGKKGIIEEFVYIPFQQGENYASFDTSFLPLGMRIYGTVHSHPSSSFGPSGQDLSTFTSYGKVHIIIHYPYCKHCWKAYDSLGREISLEIV, encoded by the coding sequence ATGAAAATAAGGCGTGATCTGCTGGAGGCTCTTATAGAGATGGCCAAAAACAATCATCCGTATGAATTCTTTGCCCTTCTTACTGGGAAAAAGGGCATTATTGAGGAGTTCGTGTACATCCCGTTCCAGCAGGGTGAGAACTATGCAAGTTTCGACACATCTTTTCTGCCCCTTGGCATGAGGATCTACGGGACCGTCCACAGCCACCCCTCTTCGAGCTTCGGACCATCAGGTCAGGACTTGTCCACGTTCACATCTTATGGAAAGGTGCACATAATCATCCACTACCCGTACTGCAAACATTGCTGGAAAGCTTACGATTCTCTCGGAAGAGAGATATCCCTTGAGATCGTGTAG
- a CDS encoding ATP-binding protein, whose translation MDERLLFDMQSTTWVVPLLVLPIASYIRDTQSEYELPRNQNVREYLEVIGFPDGISSLEQIENRGGSSYIPICVLYKYSQERENLQSKFIEMVYKVLKPTQGVKDGIAYPISELVDNIFDHSKVNEGWVFAQHYPTKGYVDLCIVDRGRGIANSYKEEKNMHADDKSAIKMALQGESTKPEKSRGYGIISSKCIVCDCLNGEFVLISGSAALYSSKQREVIYTLNDFYWKGVIVSFRIHEPNGPINIYKCLE comes from the coding sequence ATGGATGAACGGCTTTTGTTTGACATGCAATCTACTACGTGGGTTGTGCCGTTATTAGTGTTACCAATAGCAAGCTACATACGAGACACGCAAAGTGAATATGAATTGCCAAGAAATCAAAATGTCAGAGAATATTTAGAAGTGATTGGTTTTCCGGATGGTATTTCATCTCTCGAACAAATTGAAAACAGAGGTGGAAGTTCATACATCCCGATCTGTGTTCTTTACAAATACAGCCAAGAGAGGGAGAATTTACAGTCGAAATTTATAGAAATGGTGTATAAAGTTTTGAAGCCGACACAAGGGGTTAAAGATGGAATTGCCTATCCAATAAGTGAACTTGTCGATAATATCTTTGATCACAGTAAGGTTAATGAAGGCTGGGTTTTTGCTCAACATTACCCGACGAAAGGATATGTTGACCTTTGCATTGTAGATCGTGGGAGAGGTATTGCGAACTCATACAAAGAAGAGAAAAACATGCATGCAGATGATAAATCTGCGATAAAAATGGCATTACAAGGCGAATCCACTAAACCGGAAAAGAGTCGAGGGTATGGGATTATTTCATCTAAGTGTATTGTTTGTGATTGTTTGAATGGAGAATTTGTTTTGATTTCTGGCAGTGCTGCATTGTATTCTTCAAAGCAACGTGAAGTAATTTACACTCTTAATGATTTTTACTGGAAGGGAGTCATAGTCTCGTTTAGAATCCATGAACCAAATGGACCCATAAATATCTATAAATGTCTGGAATAA
- a CDS encoding 4Fe-4S binding protein, with amino-acid sequence MPAVIDGSKCTGCGTCVDVCSEKGGAIFLNGSVAQVNEDLCMECGACVRVCPSNAIALEW; translated from the coding sequence ATGCCAGCGGTAATTGACGGATCGAAATGCACCGGATGCGGAACATGTGTGGATGTATGCTCAGAGAAAGGTGGAGCCATTTTCCTTAATGGAAGTGTTGCGCAGGTTAACGAGGATTTGTGTATGGAATGCGGGGCCTGTGTAAGGGTCTGCCCGAGCAACGCAATAGCGCTGGAGTGGTAA
- a CDS encoding GltB/FmdC/FwdC-like GXGXG domain-containing protein — translation MEIDCNGLSVREINRQIKEAVKNGEKEIVLLNPGAKHYLAAGVVGDVEIHVKGSAGYFAGTMVHGVRMIIEKNAGWFAGDNMTDGYIEIKGAAGDGVGQGIYNGTIVVRGNAGARTGEIMKNGTIIIGGNSDFMTGLYMMGGKIVVLGNIKGMAGESIVRGAIYVKGDVDSLGKNAKLVEITEEDEEWLKDTLKAHDFPAFTEKFRKIVPIKKRFVYGSAPSEEG, via the coding sequence ATGGAGATCGATTGCAACGGTTTGAGTGTTAGGGAGATTAACAGGCAGATTAAGGAGGCTGTCAAAAACGGAGAGAAAGAAATTGTTCTGCTGAATCCCGGAGCAAAACATTATCTCGCTGCAGGAGTTGTCGGAGATGTGGAGATACATGTAAAGGGCAGTGCTGGCTATTTTGCAGGAACGATGGTCCACGGCGTGAGAATGATCATCGAGAAGAATGCAGGATGGTTTGCGGGAGATAACATGACCGACGGCTACATAGAGATAAAAGGGGCAGCCGGTGATGGTGTCGGTCAGGGAATTTACAATGGAACAATAGTCGTCAGGGGCAATGCCGGAGCGAGAACGGGGGAGATAATGAAGAACGGTACGATAATAATCGGCGGAAACAGCGACTTCATGACCGGACTGTACATGATGGGCGGAAAAATCGTGGTTCTCGGCAACATCAAGGGGATGGCAGGAGAAAGCATCGTGAGGGGTGCGATTTACGTTAAAGGTGATGTTGACAGTCTCGGAAAGAATGCGAAGCTGGTTGAAATAACTGAAGAAGACGAGGAATGGTTAAAAGATACTCTTAAGGCTCATGATTTTCCCGCATTCACCGAGAAATTCAGAAAAATTGTTCCGATTAAAAAGAGATTCGTGTATGGTAGCGCTCCATCGGAGGAGGGTTAA
- a CDS encoding AbrB/MazE/SpoVT family DNA-binding domain-containing protein, with protein sequence MGEITVLSKASTKSRSLRTTVPISIVRQFNLSEGDLLNWEMSAENGEIIIIVKPITRR encoded by the coding sequence ATGGGGGAGATAACTGTTCTCAGCAAAGCATCTACTAAAAGCAGATCACTAAGAACAACAGTACCCATTAGTATTGTTAGACAATTTAACCTTTCTGAAGGAGATTTGTTAAACTGGGAGATGAGTGCAGAGAATGGAGAAATAATAATCATTGTAAAACCTATAACAAGAAGGTGA
- a CDS encoding glutamate synthase-related protein has protein sequence MVFEITIDRERCIKCLRCVRYCPTSTLSSEESRDEKKEPVVKDQTACVGCGNCVDVCPASAIQVSGTSDLEERGMWSRSIVHEIWRKSETGEYLVRGTGATRPVPHFDDLVLLPAQTSRPPIDKYREPCDTRVVLGDRFAEQPLILETPIMVAAMSYGALSLEAKVAIAKGTAMAGTATNTGEGGMHPEERKHAKLLVAQYASGRFGVSSRYLNSADAIEIKIGQGAKAGMGGHLLGEKVTEDIAKIRGIPVGTDALSPSRHMDIIGPEDLAMKIEQLREITDWRIPIAVKYSAGRVADDVKIAAKAGADIIVVDGMQGGTGATPDVVANHAGVPTIAAIVQADEALREIGLRDEVSLVAAGGIRTGADVAKALALGADAVQIGTGALIAIGCTVCRQCHRGICPKGIATQDPRLRRRLDPEKGAVKVYNYIKAMTEELKILTQQAGKTDVKNLEKEDLRALDINTSAITGVKLAGLEKPFRF, from the coding sequence ATGGTATTCGAAATCACGATTGATAGGGAAAGATGTATAAAATGTCTCAGATGCGTGAGGTACTGTCCTACCTCTACTCTGAGCTCTGAAGAGAGCAGAGATGAGAAGAAAGAGCCCGTTGTAAAAGACCAGACGGCATGCGTGGGATGTGGAAACTGTGTGGACGTGTGCCCCGCATCAGCAATTCAGGTTTCAGGAACGTCAGACCTCGAAGAAAGAGGAATGTGGAGCAGAAGCATAGTGCATGAGATCTGGAGAAAATCTGAAACCGGAGAATACCTGGTCAGAGGTACGGGAGCTACCAGACCGGTGCCCCACTTTGATGACCTTGTCCTTCTTCCCGCTCAGACTTCGAGGCCGCCCATAGACAAGTACAGGGAGCCATGCGATACAAGGGTGGTACTGGGAGACAGATTTGCAGAGCAGCCCCTGATTCTCGAAACACCCATAATGGTTGCGGCAATGAGCTACGGCGCATTAAGTCTGGAAGCAAAGGTTGCAATCGCAAAGGGTACAGCAATGGCAGGAACCGCCACAAATACAGGAGAGGGGGGCATGCATCCCGAAGAGAGAAAGCATGCCAAGCTTCTTGTTGCACAGTATGCCAGCGGAAGATTTGGAGTTTCAAGCAGGTACCTGAACTCGGCAGATGCAATAGAGATCAAAATCGGCCAGGGTGCAAAGGCCGGAATGGGAGGGCATCTGCTTGGAGAGAAGGTCACAGAAGACATAGCAAAAATCAGAGGTATCCCCGTCGGAACCGACGCCCTTTCACCTTCAAGACACATGGACATAATTGGCCCAGAAGATCTCGCAATGAAAATAGAGCAGCTCAGAGAGATAACTGACTGGAGAATACCAATAGCGGTTAAATATTCAGCAGGAAGAGTGGCTGATGACGTCAAGATTGCCGCAAAAGCAGGAGCAGACATAATCGTCGTGGATGGCATGCAGGGGGGTACAGGAGCCACGCCAGATGTGGTTGCAAACCACGCAGGAGTGCCAACAATAGCCGCAATAGTTCAGGCTGATGAAGCCTTGAGAGAAATTGGGCTTAGAGACGAGGTCAGCCTCGTGGCAGCAGGAGGAATAAGAACTGGAGCCGACGTTGCAAAGGCGCTGGCCCTTGGAGCAGATGCGGTTCAGATTGGTACCGGAGCACTGATCGCCATTGGATGCACAGTATGCAGACAGTGCCACAGGGGAATCTGTCCTAAGGGCATAGCTACACAGGACCCCAGACTGAGAAGGAGACTTGATCCGGAGAAGGGAGCAGTTAAGGTATACAACTACATAAAGGCCATGACAGAAGAACTGAAAATCCTGACACAGCAGGCTGGAAAGACAGACGTGAAGAATCTCGAAAAAGAAGATTTGAGAGCCCTGGACATAAATACATCTGCCATAACAGGTGTTAAACTGGCTGGCCTGGAGAAACCGTTCAGATTCTGA